One segment of Pseudomonadota bacterium DNA contains the following:
- a CDS encoding ribbon-helix-helix domain-containing protein, with the protein MRHVLSLSLPEQMAKELNNYAKITGRNKSDILKESLSKYLWEIKFKETRKQLSVKAKKAGFITEDDVFKTVS; encoded by the coding sequence ATGAGACATGTATTATCTTTGAGTCTGCCGGAACAGATGGCAAAGGAATTGAATAATTACGCCAAGATTACGGGAAGAAATAAAAGCGATATTTTAAAAGAGTCACTAAGTAAATACTTATGGGAAATTAAATTCAAGGAAACGAGAAAACAACTTTCTGTCAAAGCTAAGAAAGCCGGATTTATAACGGAAGATGATGTTTTCAAAACTGTTTCATGA
- a CDS encoding putative toxin-antitoxin system toxin component, PIN family encodes MKAVFDTNVLIAAFLTEGLCAKLLLRARHNEFSLILCPFILQEFRKFLQKKIKASNQEIEIAIKLLEEVASEVNQPSISINRTCRDVTDDNILKCALSSESDYLVTGDDDLLILRKYGKIKIIKPRQFEELFTDN; translated from the coding sequence ATGAAAGCGGTTTTTGATACTAACGTATTAATAGCTGCATTCCTCACTGAAGGATTATGTGCCAAACTCCTACTAAGGGCACGTCACAATGAGTTTTCATTAATTCTGTGCCCTTTTATCTTGCAAGAATTTCGAAAATTTCTTCAGAAAAAAATCAAAGCATCAAACCAGGAAATAGAAATAGCCATAAAGCTTCTTGAAGAAGTAGCATCTGAAGTCAACCAACCCTCAATTTCCATTAATAGAACATGCCGCGATGTTACTGATGATAATATTCTCAAGTGTGCTTTGTCGTCAGAATCAGACTATCTGGTAACAGGTGACGATGATTTATTGATCTTACGGAAATATGGAAAAATAAAAATCATCAAACCACGCCAGTTTGAAGAACTATTCACGGATAATTAA
- a CDS encoding PIN domain-containing protein, whose amino-acid sequence MNFPEELGQIKTIFLDTAPIIYFIEAHEQFGPLAKQAFKLIDKYMIQAFTSVLTLSEVLSKPAETGNNELIEQFKIYLKNGPNLTMLPITETIGENAGILRGKYPHLKTVDAVQISTALYAEADVFLTNDKKLAGIKEIKILILSNYLNNARIQGS is encoded by the coding sequence ATGAACTTTCCCGAAGAACTTGGGCAAATCAAAACTATTTTTCTGGATACAGCACCTATAATTTATTTCATTGAGGCTCATGAACAATTTGGGCCTCTTGCTAAACAAGCATTTAAATTAATAGATAAATATATGATTCAGGCATTTACTTCCGTTCTGACCCTTTCAGAAGTCTTGTCGAAACCTGCTGAAACAGGCAATAACGAACTGATAGAACAATTTAAAATATATCTTAAAAACGGTCCGAATCTTACAATGCTTCCTATTACGGAAACCATTGGCGAAAATGCAGGTATTCTCCGAGGGAAATATCCCCATCTGAAAACCGTAGATGCGGTTCAGATATCAACAGCACTATATGCAGAGGCAGATGTTTTTTTAACCAATGACAAGAAACTCGCTGGAATTAAGGAAATTAAGATTCTTATTTTGAGCAATTATCTCAACAATGCCCGGATTCAGGGGAGCTAA
- a CDS encoding type II toxin-antitoxin system HicB family antitoxin, with translation MRYRVYYYYDPDYKGYVADALDLVGCVSQGKTIEEAKTNIKEAIKAYLDVEKDKSNGEKSYFLPEESFIGEVAVG, from the coding sequence ATGCGATACAGAGTTTACTACTATTATGATCCGGATTATAAAGGCTATGTTGCTGATGCTCTTGATCTGGTCGGTTGTGTCAGTCAAGGAAAGACAATAGAGGAGGCAAAAACGAACATTAAGGAAGCAATCAAGGCTTATCTTGATGTTGAAAAAGATAAAAGTAACGGCGAGAAATCATATTTTCTACCTGAGGAAAGCTTTATAGGAGAAGTCGCTGTTGGGTAA